The following coding sequences are from one Rutidosis leptorrhynchoides isolate AG116_Rl617_1_P2 chromosome 11, CSIRO_AGI_Rlap_v1, whole genome shotgun sequence window:
- the LOC139877759 gene encoding digalactosyldiacylglycerol synthase 1, chloroplastic: MINFRPSETRATSSPAMSSAVTAEKAFSFISKGWREVKDSTEADLQLMKDRANSFKNLASSFDREFENFLTSASRSTLPVTAITSSSSPSPAEIDFVKKLQPKLSEFRRAYSSPDFSKRVLEKWSPRAKIRIDLSAIKNAIVSEVDDVDDRDRYWIGARTRVRDFSLEWKEDRQVAKNWEPIRALKMRLKELEQKSSSSEIIEGLKNSELVEKVKSSLKAICGEPAYSKEVPPLDFQELLACLVRQSGPFLDHLGVKRDISDKIVESLCSRKKDQLLLRSFPTGEPSILEGDNINDELDLRIASVLQSTGHHYEGGLWDDLTKRDMSDRKRHVAIVTTASLPWMTGTAVNPLFRAAYLAKSQQQSVTLLLPWLTRTDQELVYPNNITFSSPEEQEVYIRNWLKERVGFNADFKISFYPGKFQKERRSIIPAGDTSQFISSKDADIAILEEPEHLSWYHHGKRWTDKFNHVVGVVHTNYLEYIKREKNGALQAFFVKHINNWVARAYCDKVLRLSAATQDLPKSVICNVHGVNPKFLEIGERMAAENEDGEQKFSKGAYFLGKMVWAKGYRELIDLMAKQKKDLNGFKLDVYGNGEDAHEVQSAAKKLDINVNFMKGRDHADDSLHGYKVFVNPSVSDVLCTATAEALAMGKFVVCADHPSNDFFRSFPNCLTYKTPEEFVNKINEAMSSEPHPLTPEQRYNLSWEAATQRFMEYSDLDKILNTYPESNKVNEMVRKSKSVPNLTSMVDGGLAFAHYCLTGNEFLRQCTGAVPGTRDYSKQHCKDLHLLPAHVENPVYGW; the protein is encoded by the exons ATGATAAATTTTAGGCCGTCGGAAACTCGCGCAACGTCGTCTCCGGCGATGAGCTCCGCCGTTACGGCGGAGAAAGCGTTTTCGTTTATATCAAAAGGATGGAGAGAAGTGAAGGATTCAACGGAAGCAGATCTTCAATTAATGAAAGACAGAGCGAATTCATTCAAAAACCTAGCGTCATCATTCGATCGTGAGTTTGAGAATTTTCTTACGTCAGCGTCCAGATCGACGTTACCGGTGACTGCAATTACGAGTTCATCGTCTCCGTCACCGGCGGAGATTGATTTCGTGAAGAAATTGCAACCGAAGTTATCGGAGTTCCGGCGAGCGTACTCTTCGCCGGATTTTAGTAAGAGAGTACTGGAGAAATGGAGCCCTAGAGCGAAGATTAGGATTGATTTATCGGCGATTAAGAATGCGATTGTGTCTGAAGTGGATGATGTTGATGATAGAGATAGGTATTGGATTGGTGCAAGGACTAGGGTTAGGGATTTTAGTTTGGAGTGGAAAGAAGATAGGCAGGTTGCTAAGAATTGGGAGCCGATTCGAGCGCTTAAAATGCGGTTAAAGGAATTGGAGCAGAAGAGTTCGTCTTCTGAGATTATTGAGGGGCTTAAGAACAGTGAACTTGTTGAAAAAGTGAAATCTAGTTTG AAAGCAATTTGTGGGGAACCAGCTTACTCAAAG GAAGTTCCGCCCTTAGATTTTCAAGAACTTCTCGCATGTCTGGTTAGGCAATCTGGCCCATTTTTAGATCACCTTGGTGTTAAAAGAG ATATCTCTGACAAGATTGTGGAAAGCTTATGCAGCAGAAAGAAAGATCAACTTTTGTTAAGGTCCTTTCCCACAGGAGAACCATCTATTCTTGAAGGTGATAACATAAATGATGAATTGGATTTGAGAATAGCAAGTGTGCTTCAAAGCACAGGTCATCATTACGAAGGTGGACTATGGGATGATCTTACAAAACGAGACATGTCTGACAGAAAAAGGCATGTAGCCATTGTCACTACTGCTAGTCTACCTTGGATGACTGGGACAGCTGTAAATCCGTTGTTTCGAGCAGCGTATCTGGCAAAGTCTCAACAACAGAGCGTAACACTGTTACTTCCCTGGCTTACGAGAACAGACCAAGAATTAGTTTATCCGAATAATATTACGTTCAGCTCACCAGAAGAACAAGAAGTGTATATACGTAACTGGCTCAAGGAAAGGGTGGGTTTTAATGCCGATTTTAAAATCTCCTTCTATCCCGGAAAG TTTCAAAAAGAAAGGCGCAGTATAATACCAGCTGGAGATACATCCCAATTTATTTCATCAAAGGATGCTGATATAGCCATCCTTGAAGAACCCGAACACTTAAGCTGGTACCATCATGGTAAACGTTGGACTGATAAATTTAATCACGTTGTTGGTGTTGTTCACACGAATTACTTAGAGTATATTAAGAGAGAGAAGAATGGAGCTCTGCAAGCTTTTTTTGTGAAACACATAAACAATTGGGTGGCAAGAGCCTATTGTGATAAG GTACTTCGCCTTTCTGCTGCAACCCAAGATTTACCTAAGTCCGTGATATGCAACGTTCATGGTGTGAATCCCAAGTTTTTGGAAATCGGGGAGCGAATGGCTGCCGAAAACGAAGACGGGGAACAAAAGTTCTCAAAAGGGGCGTATTTCTTGGGCAAAATGGTTTGGGCCAAGGGATATCGTGAGTTAATCGATTTGATGGCCAAGCAAAAGAAAGATCTTAATGGATTTAAATTGGATGTTTATGGCAATGGAGAGGATGCTCATGAAGTACAGAGTGCAGCAAAAAAATTGGACATAAATGTTAATTTTATGAAGGGTAGAGACCATGCTGATGATTCGCTTCATGG TTACAAAGTATTTGTAAACCCTAGTGTAAGCGACGTACTGTGTACCGCAACAGCTGAAGCTCTCGCAATGGGAAAATTCGTAGTCTGCGCCGATCACCCATCAAACGACTTTTTCCGATCGTTTCCAAATTGCTTAACTTACAAAACACCCGAAGAATTCGTAAACAAAATAAACGAAGCCATGTCAAGTGAACCGCACCCTCTTACACCCGAACAACGATACAATCTTTCATGGGAAGCAGCTACACAACGGTTCATGGAATATTCTgatctcgataaaattttaaacacCTACCCAGAGTCAAATAAAGTCAACGAGATGGTCAGAAAGTCAAAATCGGTCCCGAATTTAACGTCAATGGTTGATGGTGGCTTAGCTTTTGCACATTATTGTTTGACGGGTAACGAATTCTTGAGACAATGTACGGGTGCGGTCCCTGGAACACGAGATTATAGTAAACAGCATTGTAAAGATCTTCATTTGTTACCTGCACACGTAGAAAACCCGGTATATGGTTGGTAA